A segment of the Psilocybe cubensis strain MGC-MH-2018 chromosome 5, whole genome shotgun sequence genome:
GACTAAAGTTCGTCGGTGGTAGCTTGTTCCATGTAAACCCATGCTGTAAACTTCTATGCGAATTGATATCTGAAGCTCTAAATGGCTTAACTTTGGTCACTGGATTGTGCATTAAGTATGTATTCGATGCTCGTTTATTCTCAATGTGTAGGTTATTATCGAGAAAAATTGTACAGTACTCTAGTCTTCAGCTTCACCCGAAGTGATCACATCATCTGAAAACATGATCAGAATGAATAGATGAGGAAATATGTGCCAACACACCGATTTTGAGCACTGCACGGACAAGCTGTAAAGTAATCAATACGCAGAGTCAGCTGGGACGCAAGAGAAGAATGGAATACTGACCTGAGTAGCAAGCAAATATTGCTGACGCTTGGAAATAAGAGGGTCGTAGACAAATTGCTTCTTCATATCTAAATGGGAAAATCCCACCGTTAATGGCGGATGTGACTCCGTACACAATGCAGATTCTTACCATTTTCTCCCCTATCGTTGCAGTCGATTCCAAGTCTTGAGTTCTTTTCATTTACCTGCCGGCTGCGAACCTCCGTGAGGGTCTCAATGGGCGATAAACCACTGTTCTCTGCCAAAGCCAATGGAATAGAATCCAGAGCGGACGCAAATGCACGCATTGCATATTGTTCAATGGAGGCGATCTGTATGCAAGTGTCAGAAGGTTAATTGCAGCAAAGGTGGACAGCAATCCTACTTCGTCTGCAGCTTTAGATACTGCAATGGCGCAATTAATTTCTGCAGACCCGCCCCCATAAACCACGCGGTTATCCACCACAAGATTGCGCACAGCACAAATTGCGTCATGGAGAGCCCGTTTGGCTTCGTCAATGATCTGAATGGAAATAGTAGAAGTGATGATGAGATATAAGGGGTAGGCATGGACTACTCACCATCTTATTACTTCCTCTCACGAAGACAGTAACTGCTCTTGTGTTTGCACATTCCTCAATAACGAGCATTTTGTCGCGTGTTGTGCCGAAAGAAAGTTCACGCACGATTCCGGCTTTTCCAAGCTTGTCGGCTGTAAGGTCCTCAAATCTAGGAACAATTCTTCCTTGGGTGGCAATGGCAATCAGcttcgaaaaaaaaaggtctTCAGTTGTTGCGCTTTTCTCAGAGGCCACTCCTTACCTCGATTTCTGGACCACCCACCCACCGCACCGCGGGTAGTTCGTTTTGCATCAACAAATGGTTAGCCTCATCATCGAAGCCCCATTGGCAGATGACCAAGTTTGCTCCAGTATCCTTAACCCGCTTAATCATATCTGCAaacttctccttctcgtATTCTCGGAGTTTTTTGTATTCATCAACACTTGTGATATCCAACTTGTGCTTGGTTTTGGGACGAGGAGGCTCAAACGGACACGTCAAAATAGCAACACGAGCATCTTTTACGTAGTGTGGCATTTGTGGATGCGACATATCCTTGTCTATGAGAACACCCCGAATGAGCGTTGTGTCAGCCAATGAGCCTCCGACTTTGCCATCGACCTTGATCAGATCAAAAGGTACATCACGACGCTCGAGGTCTGCGACAGCGAGAACGGCATCCACAGCAATCTGAGCAAACTGAGTGTGTTCTTTTGAGACGCTAGTCATAAACAAAGTTTAAGTAAAAGGGTTGTGTGAGATGCAACTTAATGACAAACATTTTGCTGCCCAAACTTGTTTTTGCAGTCTTGAGGAGGTTTTCAGTGTCTGCCAATGAGAAATCTACCCGTTCAGAGATACGATCCAGTTGCTCGACGGCTACTGCACATGCCCGATCGAAACCATCTGCAATTCGGATAGGATGAATGCCTCGGTCGAGAAGGGCTTCACTTTGTTCAAGCAAAGCGCCTGCGAGGACTAGTGGATAGTTAGCACCAGGTATATCAAATAAATAACATATTCGCGCGCGCACCGACAACACCTGTAGTTCCATCGCCGATCTCGTCGTCTTGACTTTTTGAAAGCTGCACGAGAAGTTTAGCGATTTGGTGCTCGACTTCCATCTGCCCCAGGATAGTTGCTCCGTCGTTAGTGACTGTGATTTCTCCATCCGGAGAAATAAGAATTTTATCCAATCCTTAGGAGGCAAATCGATGTGAATGCGTCTTACTGAGATATAATCCATTGATCAGCACTCACCTCGAGGGCCCAGAGATGTTCTGATAATATTCGCGACTGTACGTGCAGCAAGAATATGAGACTAGATACCTGTAAGTCCGATTCAGAGAGATATCAGCAGAAAAGTACCTTGATTGCCTCTACACCATGCGTCCTCGTTTTCTTTGCTTGCTCGCGAAGGATGATGAAGGGTCTTCCGTACTGTTGAGGAATAAGCGAAGTTTCGAGCAGATCTGTACAGGTCTTACCTCATCTGTAGTGTATACAGCAGAGTTTGGGTCGAACGACATttttgaggatgaagaaaggtgtGGACGTTATGTCTGAGGACGCGTCGCGAATCTGGAATAATTCTGCGGAACGACTTGATGTGACAGCGTGACGCCGTTGATTGACAAGGATTGAGGGATTCGTAGGACTGCGGTACTACTATCACTGCTCCACCTATCTCCCTTTCAGACAATCATCGCTCCCGGTCTCTTTCAATCTTTAGAAAGTCATTGTACGCATGGAACACGAAATCGATGGCTGGATCGAACAACTCAGCCAGTGTAAGCAACTCTCAGAAGCTGATGTTAAAAAACTATGCGACAAGGTTCGTGAACAGGCTATATACCTCAAAGTTATACCACtgttcctccaattccaatcAATTAATGAACTTTTATTCTGTTGTAACCTTCCATAGACTCGCGAGATTCTCATGGAGGAGTCGAATGTACAGCCTGTAAGGTGCCCAGTCACTGTCTGCGGTGATATTCATGGCCAATTCGTGCGTGCCGCTTCGTTTCCTGTACAAAATGACTTTCTTATATCTACTGGCGCTCGTTTCTTTTCCTACGTATCGTTTGCATTCCTTCTCTGGGTCAttatcgtcgtcatcagcaCGATCTATCAGAACTCTTCCGGATCGGAGGCAATTCTCCGGACACCAACTACTTATTCATGGGCGACTATGTTGACCGAGGATACTATTCTGTCGAGACAGTTACACTACTTGTCGCCATGAAGCTTCGCTATCGAGATCGGGTCACCATACTTCGCGGGAATCACGAGTCGAGACAAATCACGCAAGTTTATGGCTTTTATGATGAATGTCTCCGAAAATACGGCAACGCCAGTGTATGGCGCTACTTTACCGACCTTTTTGATTTCCTACCTCTTACTGCTCTCATTGACAACCAAGTACGTCGATATCTGCATACACAGCTTATTGAGATTAAGCTGTAACATTCCTCGTGTGATGACCCCTACAAGGGTTATCTCACTTTGGAATCATGATCTACATTCCCATCAATTGCTGACTCTCATGCCCTAGATATTCTGTCTACACGGTGGTCTCTCACCATCCATCGATACTCTTGACCATGTTCGCTCCATCGATCGGGTGCAGGAGGTTCCACATGAAGGGCCTATGTGTGATCTTCTATGGTCCGACCCCGACGATCGCTGTGGATGGGGTATATCCCCTCGCGGCGCTGGTTACACGTTTGGGCAGGATATTTCAGAAGCCTTCAACCACAATAACGGGCTGACGCTCGTCGCCCGAGCGCATCAGCTAGTCATGGAGGGTAGGACACAGTAATCTATCTTGGCTTCATCCTTTTTTAACTTCCCGCATCGAAACCCAGGTTACAGCTGGGGACAGGATAGAAATGTTGTGACAATCTTCAGTGCTCCGAACTACTGTTATCGTTGCGGTAACCAGGCCGCTATCATGGAAATAGATGAAAAATTATCATATAGCTTGTGCGTTCTGTCTCTGTTGGAGGTCGTATGCATGTTCTGATTTATCGACACCCGTGCAGCCTACAATTTGATCCTGCCCCGCGGGCCGGTGAACCTCTTGTGTCGCGGCGTGTACCTGATTACTTTTTGGTAGGTTAGGCGTACATCCAGTGTTACCCTAGGTCTGATGTTGTTCTGTTAACAGTGATTCAACGACTTGGGTTTCCCTTAATAACGTACATACTGTTAAACTTGTACATTCTTATTTCGAAGGCAGCAAGATATATACCTCTCTCATTCTTTCACGCATGGACAACATACGATGGCAGACCATTTCATGTTTTGTTGAGAATCTGTAATTTGACCTTGTTTCTATAAACCTTCTTTGTTCTTGAAAAGTGTATCAATTGAGATGTCAAACATTCAAGTGTGTTTTCGTTTCCCTGTACTTTGTTATTGGTGCTGTCTACAGTCGAACTTGTCATAACCTACACTTTAGGTGTTCACCCAGACAAGCTCATAGGTTTGATAACTTTGATTGGTAAAAGCACCAGAGGCCGAGCGACCCGAGCCCCATAAAGCGATTGCTCCGATATCAATTCGCGAATGACGTAGACACCCCTGAGCTCAACTCGAACAGAACGCAGCGAGGTCGTAATGAGAAAAGCGAGTTTTGACTCGAAGCAAAAGCATGATGGCGCACAAAAATTTGTCCTTATGTTTTCCCCGTCATATTAGAGTTATCGCACTCGAATTTGTATTAACACAAGGGTACGGATACCAGATATATAAATAAAGATTAGGATTAGCTACCGAGtcaaacttgaagcttgaatgGTCAAGACTCAAGAGATGAGAGTGAAGGCCCCATCCAATCGAaagtatagatctagtggGTATGACTATGGCCATTCATATGGCCATTGAGGGGAGAATGAGCGTGGCCGGTACTAGCTCCATTGCCAACGGGAATTTCGCGGTGTTGATGAATGTCGTGGATGACCCCAGCAGCCCCTCTGATATAAGCACTTCCACGCCCGTAGTATCCACCTCCATAGATGTGTAGGTTTTCTGCTGCTGTGATAGACGCGCTGGCGCTTGCATGCCCGACAGCGCCAGTAACCAGGGATTCCATTTGGGCGGAAACATGCTTCATTGCGGATGCTGTAATGGCGGTGATAGCTGTCTCCATTGCGATGGTGAGCATTTTATGCATCTCAATGGTGACATGCTCCACGGTCGTTTCAGCGATGCTGACGAGGGTCTCCTGCATAACAGGATGTTTTGCGAAGACGCTGAGGTCTGGCTCGGCAATGACCTTAAACTTCATCCAAGGAACTTCGCTAAGCATAAGCGATAGCTTTTTATTGAGTTCGATGATGATAAGTACGCCATTGGAGTTACGAAGTCGAGTGCGAAGGTCCAGGCGGGCAATTCGGTATTCATCGCCTTTATGTATCCGGTATTTCGCGACTAAAAAGAATCCATCGAGAGAATATTCGAAGCAATGGGTACTAAATCCTGAGATGTCCCACTGGAGATGGCCGTCGAGAAACCCGATGATTGTGTCGAGGTCAATCTTAGAGTGGACGACTGCACCGTCGAGTCGACGACATTGGGCGTGAAGGAATGTTCCTTTGAGCTCAAGCTTCGTGCAAGTTTCCTCAATTAACAGGTGGTGACTTTCACTTGAAGGGAGCATGTCAAAAAAACGTCTCGAAGAAGATATTAGACATACCGTCTGAATGAAGAGGAAGCAAAGTACGACGATTTAGAAGTCATGGTAGATGATGTTGAGACTGTGGTGGCGCTTGACATAGTCGATGCCGCAGAGAACATGTTGGACGAACTGGCGGTAGTGGCCGTCGAAGCAGAATTTGCGGATAACATGGCTTTGGCGACATCTTGCCCTGCAACTAATTTTATGGGTTCAGGCCGTTTGGGTCTATGTTATATATGATGAGATTCGTATAGCTCGGTTGAGAGTCAGAACGGAAAACACACGAAGACAGTGATAGGGGACGGGTGATGAGTTCCAAAGAACCGTCAACGTTTTTGATGTGGCGGTTTAGATCGAGATGGCTCTCGGTAGCCTTGTCGGATCCTCCTTTGGACCTTGCTGTGAGAATTCCCTCCGCATTGACTGAGAGACTCTCGGCAGCAGCACTGAAGCCATGGGATCCCCAGGTTAATTTGCCGTCAATAAAGCCCACATAATCGTCCAGCTTGATGGAAGAACTCGAGAAATTGTTGGTGTCGCGAATCTTGCACTTGGCGGAAAGAACACCGGATTTTGAGATCGAGAATTCCTTGCAAGAAGATGAAAGTGACATGGCCTTGTTGGGAATAGGTTAGGTTATTACTCTCAATGAAACTTCGACAAGTAAATATACCTTTATTTTATGCTAAAATATGATACGAAAGGGATTTCGGATGGTTGAAATAATACTCGTCGTCAAAGTTGTGGTTTTTATATGATGTCCTTACTGCAAACATCGGCTAGCGTTCATCTTTGAGTCGGAATAGGTTATCCCCCGCGGTAGGAACTCTTCAGTCATAGCCAAGTATCAAACAATCGAAGCAGGACAAGGCCCGCCTGTCATGTAAGAATACATCGAGGTACAACTTGAGCCAGCTTTTCACAAACGGCACGATTGAGTACCGTGCAAAGTATACTCCGTAAATAGGTCTTGACATTAACTGACATGTCCGATGCAGAGAGGGAATATCGCTTGGTTATTGCTAGTATGACAGGAATTCAGGGTATGGCAGATGGTCCGGGTCTAAAGGCAAGATGGTTCCGAGAAAATCTGGTCTGATAACGTCTGAGCATAATCAATGCGCTATTAACAAATTATTCAGCGTACATTGTACCTACTTACCTTGAAGGTAGTATGGGAATGTGCCGCGGAAGTTGACAGGAAAGCTACCATGTCGTTCGACCAGAAAGACAGATATTTGAATCTATCTGCCGAGACTCAGGAGTAGATTACTATCCGACGCGCCACTCGAGCAAAGGTGTTGTGAAAAGTCAGAAACAAAGTCGGAAGGTACTCTTCAAAGCCTAACCGTGTTGACACCGTGTGAAACTGAGCCACGATATCCGCACAGTTTGGTTTGTTTGGCCTTGTTATATCAggcatttcatttttttttgagtgtAACCTTTCGCGACAACTTGTCAGTGGCAATCAAGACTCAGAACAACGGAAGGCGCGGTTCAAATCAACCTCCGCTTTAATTTTAGAGACTGCTTCAGTTATATTTTTTTGGCCGATATACGAGTCCAATTATATAGTAGTCCAAGTTGAATAAGTTGTTCATTGGGACAAAGTTCCGAGCTACTTCTAATGATCGTCGGACCTTTCTAGACAAATTTCCAAGTGTTTCACAGGTGCTAAAGAGGGGTGGTACAGTGGTGGGCGTAGCTTAGTACACACTGTCGAGAAAGTTATCGCTAAGTACTGTATCTCTAGATTTCAGCAAGCCTTCAGAATGGAGCCTATACTTTGCGCTACAGAGGCTTTATGGCACAACGCTTACGATAGATCTCACATGAAACACATGGCTGTTGTCGACATTTTAACATAAATACCTGATATAAAGCAATTGATATGACCATCTCGGGAAGAATCAGGAACATTTTGCTTGGTCAATGGTGAAGTTCTTACCTGAGTATATTATAAAGCCAAAAATAGACCTTGCACTAAATTAAGCGCGCGCTGCCGGTGATCTTAGGTTCATCTAAATTTAGCCAGATCTGGCGGGTTTGTTCTTGAAATGCCGTCAGAACTTCAGATTTTCATCATGGAAAAATCGTTTTACATCTACAGGATATATAGGCACAAATACTACTTATTTAGAGAATCGTTTATCATGTCTAAGGAAATGAATTATTGATTTAACTGAAATTATTGAACGCGTTGTTTCGAGAAATGTAATCCGTTTAGTCTGATGCTGTACGTAGGTTTCCAATGTTGGAACCATATGTCCTGCTTGAAGTACTACTCAATATATAGGACACTTTCAGTCAAAGCTGTTTGAGTTTTACTGAGGCATTGAATTGAAATGCGTAGCTATTAAACATGAAAAATATGTGAATGAGTGACTGAAGACCCGGTAATAGTCTTATACATATGCAATCAATATGAAGCGAAGCAAATACTAATAGCAGGGTTTAGAAATTACATAGCACATTATTGACATGAAGGGAGTGTAAATCAACTTGAACCCAAGCAGATAAAAAAATATTGAGAAATAAATAAACAACACGAACCCAAAGGAATGTGAATAGCAAAATATTCAACGGTAGTAGTATAAAAAATTAACCAAGAAACTACCAAACGGAATCGGACATGAGCGGTTTAGGTGTGTTTCGCGATTTCGGCGTAGCTGTGGTGGGCGTGGCCGTCCGCATGATAGCTTCCATGGGATTCGTAGTGAGCCGAGTGGCCGTTCGATGTCGCGCTATATCCGTAACCCCCAGCTGCACTATAGCGTCCACGACCATAGAGGTGAAGGGATTCGGCTGCGGTGATCGAAGCGCTGGCGCTTGCATGGCCCACAGCACCAGAGACCAAAGTTTCCATTTGAGCAGAGACGTGCTTCATGGCGGAAGCGGTGATAACAGAAATAGCAGACTCCATTGCAATCGTGAgcattttgtgcatctcgATGGTGACATGTTCGACAGTGCTTTCTGCGATGCTGATAAGTGTTTCTTGCATGACGGGATGTTTAGCGAACACGCTAAGGTCAGGCTCGGCAATAACCTTGAACTTCATCCAAGGGACTTCGCTGAGCATGACGGAAAGCTTCTTGTTGAGCTCAATGATAATGAGGACGCCATTGGCATTGCGGAGTCTGGTTCGAAGATCAAGACGAGTGATTCGGTATTCGTCGCCCGCGTGAGGTTTGTATTTAGCGACCAAGAAGAAACCGTCAAGGGAGTATTCGAAGCAGTGAGTGCTGAATCCAGAGATGTCCCATTGGAGATGACCCTCAAAAAATCCGATGATCGTGTCGAGGTCAATCTGAGAGTGGACGAGGGTACCATCAAGACGGCGGCACTGAGCGTGAAGGAACGTGCCCTTGAGCTCAAGCTTCGTACAGGTATCTTCAATCAAAAGGTGCTGGCTCTCACTGCAAAATAAACAACACGTTAGCACAAATGGTTGACCGCGGTTCGGAAGTAAGTACCTTCGGAACTTTGTAGAAGAGAAAGCAGcgtatgaagaagaagaagatgacttGGTCTCTTTGAATGATGTGGACACAGATGTCGAGGTTGAAGTTGTTGAGGCAGCAGAGAACATGCTGCTGGCACTGGCAGCGCTGGCGATGCTCGAAACACTAGCCTCAGAAATTCCCCTCAACAGCTCAGGTGCAACGAGATGTTTGCCATTGGCATGCCTGTGCGAAGTTACATGTCAGAAAAAGTAAAACAAAATTGTGGGTAGACACTCACGCATCGACTGGGTGTGGGTTGGGAATAACCGCCAAGAGACCGTCgtgattttgaagatatATATTAAGGTCGAGTTTGCTTTCGACCGTCTTGCCGTTCACTTTGAATTTGGCAGACAGTACACCGTTGTGTACATGAACGTCCTCGGCGTGGTGACTGAAACCTCTGCCTCCCCACACAAGTTTTCCGTCAGTTACTCCGATGTAATCATTGAGCGAGATTGAAGAGTGGATAGTGCTCTTCTTGTCGGCCTTTTTGCAATCAGCAGAAAGAACACCcttggtgatggtgacttTGTCGCAAGTTTCGGAAAAGATCATACTAGAGGGCAGACTTGAGTCTCGCTGGTaacaagaaaaataaaacagaACGCACTTGAagtatgaagaagaaaattgaGTTTGTGGATTACTTGGAggttgaggatgatgataatAATTTCAAGTCGAAAAGTGGAGACTTTATACATCTTGCCTTCCGTGCAAACCTTAGTATAGGACAGGAAATTACCCGAATTCTAGTTTCGGATCCGACCATGTTTGCATCCGACAAAACGACACTGGATCGCAATCGACGAATGCCAGTAAGATCCATGGCCCGTTTTTGGATAGTACAGGGAGCTCGGTGCCAGTGCCATAAATAACAGATCCTTTAACCTTAAACCCGAAATTTACAATTGAATTGAAAAGAGTCAAAGGAGCTAGACATGACCGATCACTTCTTTAAGTTCTTAATGCCGTGGTTTGATTGACATTTGCCATTCCATAATGAGGGGCAGGCACTGCGTATCTCCGGACACAAGAAAGGCGTCCAGTTCGAGAGCGAGA
Coding sequences within it:
- a CDS encoding T-complex protein 1 subunit epsilon encodes the protein MSFDPNSAVYTTDEYGRPFIILREQAKKTRTHGVEAIKSHILAARTVANIIRTSLGPRGLDKILISPDGEITVTNDGATILGQMEVEHQIAKLLVQLSKSQDDEIGDGTTGVVVLAGALLEQSEALLDRGIHPIRIADGFDRACAVAVEQLDRISERVDFSLADTENLLKTAKTSLGSKIVSKEHTQFAQIAVDAVLAVADLERRDVPFDLIKVDGKVGGSLADTTLIRGVLIDKDMSHPQMPHYVKDARVAILTCPFEPPRPKTKHKLDITSVDEYKKLREYEKEKFADMIKRVKDTGANLVICQWGFDDEANHLLMQNELPAVRWVGGPEIELIAIATQGRIVPRFEDLTADKLGKAGIVRELSFGTTRDKMLVIEECANTRAVTVFVRGSNKMIIDEAKRALHDAICAVRNLVVDNRVVYGGGSAEINCAIAVSKAADEIASIEQYAMRAFASALDSIPLALAENSGLSPIETLTEVRSRQVNEKNSRLGIDCNDRGENDMKKQFVYDPLISKRQQYLLATQLVRAVLKIDDVITSGEAED
- a CDS encoding Serine/threonine-protein phosphatase PP2A catalytic subunit, which encodes MEHEIDGWIEQLSQCKQLSEADVKKLCDKTREILMEESNVQPVRCPVTVCGDIHGQFHDLSELFRIGGNSPDTNYLFMGDYVDRGYYSVETVTLLVAMKLRYRDRVTILRGNHESRQITQVYGFYDECLRKYGNASVWRYFTDLFDFLPLTALIDNQIFCLHGGLSPSIDTLDHVRSIDRVQEVPHEGPMCDLLWSDPDDRCGWGISPRGAGYTFGQDISEAFNHNNGLTLVARAHQLVMEGYSWGQDRNVVTIFSAPNYCYRCGNQAAIMEIDEKLSYSFLQFDPAPRAGEPLVSRRVPDYFL